Below is a window of Thermoplasmata archaeon DNA.
ACGACGGCCGCCCTCGCGTTCCCGCTGTGGATGGTGATGGTGCTGCCGTTCATGTTCACCTGCGGCATGGTCCTCACGGACACCACCGACGGATTCGGGATGCGCTTTGCCTACGGGTGGGCCTTCATGAAGCCGATCCGGAAGGTCTACTACAACCTCACGATGACGGTGATTTCGGTCCTCGTCGCCATCGTGATCGGGACGATCGAACTGCTCGGAGTGCTCGCCTCGGAGCTCAATCTGAGCGGGGGACCGTTCGGGTTCTGGAACACGATGAACTGGTTGAACAACTCGAATGGGCCCGGCGACATCGAGATCTGGGGCTGGTGCGGGATTCTCATCATCGCGCTGTTCTGCGGGTGTTGGGCGGTCTCTATCGCGATCTATCGATGGAAACACATCGAGGACGTGGGGTTCGGCAAGCCCCCGACGCCGGTGAACCCGGTCGACGCCGCGCCGGAGCCGGGCACTTCCTCCTCAGAACCTGCGTGAGCGCGGGATCCCGGTCGAGGATCCCGGGCGGGCCCGCGGCGAACGGAGACGGGGCAGGTTCCACCGAAGGGGGGGAGCGTGTTCGGCGGCGGACGGCCGTAGGCTACTCCTTCCCTCCCACGTCGTGGCGAACCGACCCGTCGAGCGCGAGGTCCCGGACACCGACGACCCGCGTCTCCGTGGATATACGTATCCCGACAATATTTACATAGCAAGAACTCATCCACCCGCTTCGTGGCGGGCGCAACCGCGGCCGTCGACCAGGTCCTCGTCGCGGACGCTTCCGATAAGCAGCTCCGCCGCGCGCTGTCGTTTCAAGATCTCTTCATGATCTCGTTCGGCGGGGTCGTTGGCTCGGGCTGGCTCTTCGCCGTCGCGGCCTCCTCGCACCTCGCGGGCCCGGCCTCCGTGGTGTCGTGGATCATCGCGGGGATCTTCATGATCGCCATCGCCCTCTGCTTCTCCGAGACGGCTTCGGCCCTGCACAAGACGGGCCAGCTCGTGCGCGGTCCGCTCTACACCCACGGTGGTTTCACCGGGTACATCATCGGCGCCGCCTACATCCTCGGATCGATCACGGTCCCGGCGATCGAGGCCGAGGCCGTCATCACGTATGCGAGCACCTACGAGCCGACGTGGCTGGGTTCGAACGGGCTGATCACTCCGACCGGCCTGGTCTTCGCCGTTCTGCTCCTGGTTGGATTCTTCTTCCTGAACTACGTCGGCGTGCGCTTCCTCGGCGCCTTCAACACGGTCGTGACGTGGTGGAAGTTCATCATTCCGGTGTTGACGATCATCTTCCTGTTCACGATCTTCCACTCGACGAACTTCACCGTGTCCGGCGGGTTCATCCCGTTCGGATGGCCCGGGGTCTTCATCGCGATCCCGTCGGCCGGCATCGCATTCGCCTACCTCGGGTTCCGGGGCGCGGCGCAGTTCTCGGGCGAAGCGAAGAACCCGCAGCGCGACGCGCCGAGGGCGATCATCCTGTCGATCACCGCGGCCGTGATCCTCTACGTCCTGCTCCAGGTCGTGTTCATCGGCGCCATCAACTGGGGCGCGAACGGTCTGGCGCCGGGCGACTGGGCCGGCCTGAGCTCGGTCACGACGACGCTGTACTCGGCGCCGTTCTACACGGTCATGCAACAGGCCAGCGTCGCGCTGCTCGGCGGGTTCGCGACGATCCTCCTCATCGACGCCATCATCTCGCCGTCGGGGACCGGTTGGGTGTTCCTGGGGGAGGCGACGCGCGCGGTCTACGGAGTCGGCGCGGACGGATTCTTCCCGCGGGGCCTATTGAGCATCCAGCGCCGGACCCGGATCCCTTGGGTCGCGCTCATCGCGACGACGGTGGTCGGCGGGATCTTCATCATACCGCTGCCGTCCTGGTACCTGTTTGCCGGGTTCGTGACCGACGCCTTCACCATCTCGCTCCTCATGGGACCGCTGACCCTCTTCGTTCTACGCTGGCACGCCCCGAACATCAAGCGGCCGTTCCAGTTGCCCGGCGCGCTGGTCGTCGGCGGCCTCGCCTTCGTCGGCGGCTCCCTCGTGATCTACTGGTCCGAGTTCGGCGGGCTCTTCTACGTCTTCTCGGTGATCTTCATGGTCCTCCCGCTGTTCTACTTCTTCTACGCACCGCGGAACCTGGGGATCAAGCCGTCCACGGCGCTCGCGATCGGGATCGTCCAGCTGGCCGTGGTGGTGATCGACACCGTCTGGGGCTACATCAACCTCTACATCGGCAACGTCGTGTCGCTCAGCCCGACGCCCGTCACGGTCTCGAACTCGACCCTCACGATGACCTTCGCGATCTACTACGTGGTGCTCCTCCTCGCGATTTGGGTGCCCACGCTCGTGACGACGATGCTCGCCCATCCGGACGGCAGGCGCATGATGCGCGCGGGCTACTGGGTCCTGGTCCTGCTCTCGGTCGAGATGGTGCTCTCCTGGTTCTCGGTGCTCGGCACGTTCCCGTTCGGGCCGTTGAACGGCAACCCGTACATCCCGTTCCCCTACGACACGATCGCGATGGCGATCATCGCCGCGGGCATCTACGCCTGGGGCCTCATGAGCGGCTACCGCACCAAGGACCTCGCCGAGGTCGAGGCCCTGATGGCCCGACCCGAGGCGGACGCCGCCACGGCGTGATCCTACTCTCGGGTTGGGCCCGGGCCGACGGGTCCCTCACTTCCACTGGTAGAGGGCCTGGCCGCACTTCTCACAGACTTCCGTGTTGAAGTTCGGGTGAAAGCGCGGGTGCGTCATCCGGTGGCACCACGGACACTCGAAGCGCGGTAGCGGGAACGGAATTCCCGCGTCGTCGTGGAGCAGGTCCATCAGGATCGGCTGGGTCGATGCCGGTGGCATGCCCCGGGACGCTTCGAGCCGGTCGAGGACATGGGAGCATCCCTCGAACGCGGCGACGATCCCGGCAACGCGCTCCGGCTCGCTCGTGGTGGGAAGGGTCAGCGTCGCCTCCGTGCCGTACACGGCGAGCGTCGGCAGGTCCCGCTCGGGGTGGGGGGAGAGGGCGGCCGCGGCGCGCAGGAACCGGTGGACCTCGGCCTCCCGGTAGACGGCCGCCATCCCGGCGTCGTAGGTGTAGACCACCCAGCGCCGGTCGAGGTCGGCGTCTCCGGTTCGGGTCCCCTTCGCGCTCCCCCGGCCCTGGCGGTACCGCTCGAGGATCCGGTCCGTGCCGACCGAGCCGCGGCTGAAGACCCGGGGCCGGATTCCGGCGTAGAGCCACGGCATCCGGTAGTGGGGCATCGCCGGTGGGTCGATGAGC
It encodes the following:
- a CDS encoding APC family permease, encoding MAGATAAVDQVLVADASDKQLRRALSFQDLFMISFGGVVGSGWLFAVAASSHLAGPASVVSWIIAGIFMIAIALCFSETASALHKTGQLVRGPLYTHGGFTGYIIGAAYILGSITVPAIEAEAVITYASTYEPTWLGSNGLITPTGLVFAVLLLVGFFFLNYVGVRFLGAFNTVVTWWKFIIPVLTIIFLFTIFHSTNFTVSGGFIPFGWPGVFIAIPSAGIAFAYLGFRGAAQFSGEAKNPQRDAPRAIILSITAAVILYVLLQVVFIGAINWGANGLAPGDWAGLSSVTTTLYSAPFYTVMQQASVALLGGFATILLIDAIISPSGTGWVFLGEATRAVYGVGADGFFPRGLLSIQRRTRIPWVALIATTVVGGIFIIPLPSWYLFAGFVTDAFTISLLMGPLTLFVLRWHAPNIKRPFQLPGALVVGGLAFVGGSLVIYWSEFGGLFYVFSVIFMVLPLFYFFYAPRNLGIKPSTALAIGIVQLAVVVIDTVWGYINLYIGNVVSLSPTPVTVSNSTLTMTFAIYYVVLLLAIWVPTLVTTMLAHPDGRRMMRAGYWVLVLLSVEMVLSWFSVLGTFPFGPLNGNPYIPFPYDTIAMAIIAAGIYAWGLMSGYRTKDLAEVEALMARPEADAATA